The genomic window GCCGAGCCAGCTCAGTTTCGAGCAGCGTGAAGTCATAAGCCGCGTTATAGGCGACGACCGGGTTACCACCAGCCATATGACGCGCGAGTATGCTGGCAACCTCGTCCAACACCTCCACGATTGGCCGGCCTTCAGCCTGGGCGCGCTCGGTAGTAATGCCGTGTACGGCCGCGGCGGCCTGCGGGATCTCAACCCCAGGATCAGCTAGCCAAGTGTAGCGCTGCTCGCGACCGGCGTCGTGAATAACGATTGCAGCCGTGACCAGCCGGTCATTGAAGACGTCAACGCCGGTGGTCTCGGTGTCGAAGCCAGCGCGCGCAAGTGTGGTCCACATATCAACTCCTCTTTCTCGCCCCCAGTCTAAAACGCCCCTCCGTCATCTTGCGAGCGTGCCCGGCTCACACCCGATAAGCTGGGGGAGTGAGTGAAACGGAAATTGGACGCGGCAAGCGTGCACGTATTGGCTATTCTTTCGACGACATCTCGATTGTTCCCTCCCGGCGCACTCGCGACGCCGCTGACGCCTCGATCACCTGGCAGCTCGACGCCGCCCTGCTGGAGATCCCCATTATGTCGGCTCCGATGGATTCGGTGACCTCGCCGCTAACCGCGATCCGCATCGGCGAACTCGGCGGAGTGGGCGTGCTCGACCTCGAGGGCCTGTGGACGCGCTACGAGGATCCGCAACCGATCTTTGACCGCATCGCGCGCGAGCCTGCGCGCTCCGCCACTGCCCTCCTGCAGGAGGTCTACAGGGAGCCGATCAAGGACGAGCTCATTGTCGAACGCCTGCGCCAGATCCGCAGTGCCGGCCAGATCGTCGCCGGTGCGCTGTCCCCGCAGCGCACGCAGGAGCATTGGCGTACCGTGGCGGGCGCAGGCGTGGACCTCTTCGTCATCCGCGGCACCACTGTCTCGGCCGAGCACGTCTCCTCCAACCGCGAACCGCTCAACCTCAAGCGTTTCATCTACGAGCTCGACGTCCCCGTCATCGTCGGCGGTGCGGCCTCCTACACCGCGGCTCTGCACCTCATGCGCACGGGCGCAGCCGGCGTCCTAGCCGGTTTCGGAGGCGGCGCGACGACGGCGAACCGCCGCACAGTTGGCGTCGCTGTCCCAATGGCGACGACGGTCGCTGACGTGGCCGCCGCGCGTCGTGAATACATGGACGAGACGGGCGGCCGGTACGTGCACGTCATCGCGGACGGCCAGATCTCCACCTCGGGCGACCTCGTCAAGGCAATCGCGTGTGGTGCCGACGGCGTCATGCTCGGCACCGCCCTCGCCCGCTCGACCGAGGCGCCTGGCCAGGGATACCACTGGGGAGCTGAGGTCTACCACAGGTCGCTGCCTCGCGGGGAGCGCGTACATGTGGGCACACGTGCGCCGCTGGAGCAGATCGTCAACGGGCCGTCGTCGTCGGCAGATGGCCTGACGAACTTCACCGGTGCCCTGCGCCACGCGATGGCGATGACCGGCTACCTGGACCTGAAGGAGTTCCAGCGGGTGCAGGTGTCGGTCGGGCGGTCTTAGGCGATCCTAAGCTCGCAGCGCAAGGTGGCGACACGGGCGCCCACTCGTGGAAAAATATAAGAGTTCTATTGAGTTCCAAAGGAGTGACTATGAAGTATCGCATCGAGCACGACACAATGGGCGAAGTGAAGGTACCCGCCGACGCCCTCTATCGTGCACAAACCCAACGCGCCGTGGAGAATTTCCCGATCTCCGGCAAGACGCTCACCCCGCCGCACATACACGCGCTTGCCCAGATCAAGCGCGCTGCGGCAATTGCCAACAACGAGCTCGGCGTGTTGGACGATGCCCGCAAGGCCGCCATCGTGGCGGCCACAGACGAGGTGATCGCCGGCCAGCACGACGATCAGTTCCCTATTGACGTCTTCCAGACCGGTTCGGGAACCAGCTCGAACATGAACACTAACGAGGTCATCTCCACGCTGGCCTCCACCGCCGACCTGCCCGTTCACCCGAACGACCACGTCAACGCCTCCCAGTCCTCCAACGACGTCTTCCCGTCCTCGATCCACATCGCGGCGCTCGCGGCGGTGCGTGGCGACCTGATCCCAAAGCTCACAGTGCTCGCCGAGTCGCTAGAGGCGAAGGCGGCGGAGTGGTCGACAGTTGTGAAGTCTGGGCGTACACATCTGATGGACGCCACCCCGATCACGCTCGGCCAGGAGTTTTCCGGCTACGCCCAGCAGATCCGGTATGGCATTGCGCGCGTGCGGGCCGCCGAGGCGCGGCTTGCCGAGTTGCCGCTGGGTGGGACCGCCGTCGGCACAGGCATTAATACGCCGGCCGGTTTCTC from Trueperella pyogenes includes these protein-coding regions:
- a CDS encoding class II fumarate hydratase, whose translation is MKYRIEHDTMGEVKVPADALYRAQTQRAVENFPISGKTLTPPHIHALAQIKRAAAIANNELGVLDDARKAAIVAATDEVIAGQHDDQFPIDVFQTGSGTSSNMNTNEVISTLASTADLPVHPNDHVNASQSSNDVFPSSIHIAALAAVRGDLIPKLTVLAESLEAKAAEWSTVVKSGRTHLMDATPITLGQEFSGYAQQIRYGIARVRAAEARLAELPLGGTAVGTGINTPAGFSARVIELIAEHMDLPFVEAANHFEAQAAQDSLVETSGALRTLAISMVKIANDLRWMGSGPRAGIGEIHLPDLQPGSSIMPGKVNPVVPEATVQVAAQVIGNDAAIAFAGAQGNFDLLVMLPVMAQNLLESINILGNVAQVLAKRTIDGLVANVERCLELAESSPSIVTPLNRHIGYENAAKIAKHSVKENITVKQAAIDLGFVERGEIDEETLNKALDVTTMVGER
- a CDS encoding GuaB3 family IMP dehydrogenase-related protein → MSETEIGRGKRARIGYSFDDISIVPSRRTRDAADASITWQLDAALLEIPIMSAPMDSVTSPLTAIRIGELGGVGVLDLEGLWTRYEDPQPIFDRIAREPARSATALLQEVYREPIKDELIVERLRQIRSAGQIVAGALSPQRTQEHWRTVAGAGVDLFVIRGTTVSAEHVSSNREPLNLKRFIYELDVPVIVGGAASYTAALHLMRTGAAGVLAGFGGGATTANRRTVGVAVPMATTVADVAAARREYMDETGGRYVHVIADGQISTSGDLVKAIACGADGVMLGTALARSTEAPGQGYHWGAEVYHRSLPRGERVHVGTRAPLEQIVNGPSSSADGLTNFTGALRHAMAMTGYLDLKEFQRVQVSVGRS